The stretch of DNA tagtccgatcccaagcagaatttgggaGCGTCACAGTGATGATCGGCTTGGTCTCATATAGTGGAGCACGATGACTGAAACCGACCAAAGATGAGGAAACAGACCCACAAAAATTTTTCTACGATTCAACCACAAGGAAATTACAACCAATTGAAAACATAGTAGCAATGGAGAGAATGGTAATGATATGTGATGGGTGAATTTGTGagtgagaagaaaaataatcgAAGTAAGTGTTGTGTGAACAgagggaaatgagagagagcttACTATCATTCAACTATATATCCAACAAGAGAACTTAATGGCAACCAATCCCTCAACCCAAAAGTGGTGTCGCACGGACAAagttagaaagagagagaggtaaCGCTTATTGTCGTCAATCTCGACAATGGGCGGCTTCGATAACAAGATCTCAAGCACCAGTGATGGTACACGACGAGTAAGGCCACTGAGAACTACATGTGGGAAGATGAGCACAACGAGGGAGGATTAGGTCTTGGGACAAAGGGAAAAATATACACACGCACATAGCATCAGGGAAATAGAGAGAGGTAAATGCGTACGACTTACCCACTTTTGTCACGCATGACGTGGTGATGGGAGGGGATGACCGTCGTTTGATGGCATTCTGGTGTGGCGAATTGATGGTAACACCAAGCCGAGTATACCCACACATGGAAACACCTTGAATCTTAGAGTTTCgtaggggggagagagagagatgtatatatatatatatatatatatatatatatatatatatatggaatggaTTGGAAAGACGTGGGGGAAAGTGGGATCGGGAAGAGAAAATGGGGAAAGAAATCTGATGGAGAGGGAGATTCGGAGGGGAAGAACCGTCGAGGAGGAGAAATTGAAAACGGGAGGAAGAGAACTTATCGAATGGCGTTGTTTGAAGTTTCAAAGGCTGGGCTTCATCGTGGGCTTGGGCCTGAGACTGGTTGTTACAGAGGACTTCTCAAAATGGCACGTTTTAGGTCTCATTTGaatagtaaaagtgtttcatgttatgtcatatcatgtctatcattataattttttcgaattctcacacaaaatataataaataattcatttttttaatttttaaaataataaaaatattaaaaaataatattctaacaatattatattcaactttcatctcaactcactatccaagtCATACCTTAATGTTAACAAACTATAAAGCTAATTCTTCTAAAATTTGCTGACCATTGCAAAAAAACTCACAAATAGCGATGCTATGTTTGCTATACGTATAATTTTATGTACGATATTATTGTTAACATGACAACATGCATAATTATAGACCTAAAATTTCTCCAATTCACAATTACATTGTCAACTAATTACGAGCGTaaaaacaacaattacattGTCAACTAATTACGAgcgtaaaaacaaaaaaaaaaagaaaaaagaaactgcCTACCCCACGGCCCTGCCCACGAAAGGATTCATAGGCCATCGATCAATACTGTAACTATTCGTTGGCCCAAATCAACTGGAGTAATAGTAGACGCAAGTTATATATGGGCCTTCAGAATTGGATGTATGTTTTTAAGACTATTATAACCATAAGGACGCACGAGTTGGACTCTTTAGgaataatttgttttcataattatttttaattcatcttatttaattaaatatttttttaattttttacataaaataaaataaataatttaatttttttaaatcttaaaataaaaataatattaaaaatatatattttaacaatattttatttaatttttaattttaatcttaactcaactcatctaatttaattttatctacaTCTCATTGGTTATTTAGACCTATTATACAAAGAATtctgttaaatataattatttttacatattttttacatgttctattgatgtgattgaccaaatgaattattttatatttaaaaaaaatgacacaaCCAATTACATTTATAAGATATACAAAGAGTatgcaatcaataaaatattatttttattttaaaattttaaaaaattaagttatttctTATACTTTACgtaagagtttaaaaaaattataataattagacataataagatgatttgtaTAATCATACCATTAACTCTTCATACACCGTCTgttgaaaaattagaataaacgACACTCAATTTGGATTAAGGAGACTCTTAACTaatccttattattattataatttttacaattttttttataaaatataataaataatttaaatttttaaaattttaaaattttaaaattttaaaataataataatattaatatttcaacaCCTCTTATGTCAACTCATAATTCAAACCAAAGTATCCAGTAGTACGAGTGAAAATTGAAGCCAATCACTGTTTAATGTTCATCACGTCTATTGTTCTTAAGATGTAAAAAAACCTCGACCCGTCGGGCCGCCAGTCTCAAATATCAAATGGAACAACAAACCCCTCCAACCGCCGTCGCCGTCACCGCCTCCGCGTCGCAACCCCCTGACGCTCCACCCCAACCGCCACAGCCGCAGCCAACACCGGCTCCGCAGCCTCTATCGTCTCTGGCAACTCCGTCCTCATCTACACCAAATCCTAACCCTAACCCCAATCCCACCACCAACCAAATCCCTAATTCTAAACCATCATCCACCTCCGCCTCCTCACTCCCTCCCCACTCTCTCCCAAGTCCCTCACAGCCACCACCAGCACCCCGGCCTCCCTCCACGTTCTCCAGAACCCTGCCGCAGCACCAACAACATCAACAGCCCCACTATCCGCATTTCTCTTCGCTCccgtcttcgtcttcttctgCATCTTCGTCTGCGTCTCCCTCAATCTCGACCCCACCGCCGAGGGGTGGCGTTGCCATTGGTGTTCAGGCCCACCACGCCAGCACTTCTCCTCAACCTACCCCGTTCTCGTCTTCTTTCGGTCAGCACTTCGGTGGGCTGGGACGGAGTCCGGTCCATGCTCCCGAATCGGCCCCTAATTCCAATGTTTCGCAGGTGAGTTTTATTTCGCATGATTTGTCCAGATTGAGGTTTGGCATTGCATGTAAGACTTccaaagttctctctctcttatttggaaaaaaaagaactaaaattgaaaaattaaaaacgtgtttatttatggaaattcaaaacaaaagaaaggggAGGACGGGGGGGGGAGGGGAAATGAGACCTCCCGCCCCGCTGGGTAACCATAGCTTTGGCCACTGGTGGCGGCGACCACGGGGTAGTCAAGAGCTAGGGCCCTCCACCAAATGTTCCCCctcttaactcaaatattaaacTTGGCTTATGATCGTCATCCAGACAGAAAAACTATGGTTGAGTCGCATGTTTTATTGTGGCTATAATTGTTGTTTGGTGTAATGTTTAGGCCAGACCGACGATTCAAGGAGTACAGGGAATGGGGATGTTGGGATCACTTGGTTCGAGTTCCTCACAAATTCGGCCAGGCGGGATTCCGGCACACCACCAACAGAGACCTGTCCAGTCATCTCTTAGACCGTCATCTTCCCCAACTAACCAGCCCTCAATCTCGCAAGTGAGTAGCCTCTCTATGTCTGATCTCATTTAATGGTTTGTTAGAGGAGCTAAAGGTTTCTAAATTGTTGCTCTGTTATGGATAAATATCCTTCCATGAGGCTCTCTCTTGTGGACAGTACTCTATGACCTTCCACTCTTGTGACGTGAATAGGTCAGAATTCATATTCAAGGATCGTATCCTTCTGCAAGATAATTGATTTTGTAAGGATGTTGCTGTTTTAGGTTTTGTTTACCTACATGTAAATGATATAAGGGTTGTTTTCCTGTTACATAATTTGGACTAAATATGGCTCTTTATCACTGAACTTGACTGTTGAATGCAttcttaaaacaagatttgtgagtgtttaaattttttttctgaatGTTCCCTTCAAAGCACATCCATTGTTTTCTGTATTGTCAAAAATTAGGAATACCCTTTGAGtagtttgaaaattattatCATATTGGATTTGGCTTGTTATCGCTGAAGTTGAAAGCAGCAGAGACCTAGTGTTGGagtagtttaaaatttttaaattgatcagTCATAAGCAAATCCATGGttacccccgggattagtcgggacgttgtTCCCAGACACCCGGCgccaataaaaagaaattaagcaaATCCATGGTTGAAGCTATGAATAAGAAAGGCAATGCTAGCCGAGAAAGTAGTAAGTTGAGTTTTCATGCtgtaaattaattttctcaCCATTTCAAATATAATCCAAGATATTTTGGTGTTTGAGTGGTAGTTtcagaattatttttttccagtGCATACAAAGGCATTTCCTGCAGTTTTACTTGTGCTTCTTGATTCTGGAAAGGATGCACTTCCTGCAATTAAAATTCTGTTTTCCTATCTTATTGTTGATGCTCTTTGGAGTACTAAACTGATATGTTGTAGAATAATAATGATAGTTTGATTACCGGTGACATACGTTTGTATTTACTAGTTGAATGGTGGTTAATATTGCTGTGGCTGCTTGGATTATTGTGCTTTTTATaacttgtttttagtgtttctTGGGAAAAATATGAGGTGAAAAGAAGGTTTCATGCCTGTACCATagtctttttaatttcttcttctttctgaagAATCTGCAAGGGCATGGCCTTTTGAGAATCTCATCAGTGGGATCTCCTGGTTCTCCATCACCAAATACCTCGCAAAGTATGCAATCCATTAATCAGCCATGGTTGTCATCTGGATCACAAGGGAAGCCTCCTTTACCATCCCCTTCAAATAGGCTTCAGGTGAATTCACAAATGCAACAACGTGCACATCTTCCTCAACAACCACAGCATCATCCGGTGCCAGCAGCTTCACAGCAGCAACATATATCCTCTTTGCAGCCGCAACAACCTTCACCATCAAATCAGCTGCAAGAGCATTATGGACAGCAATTTGCATCTTCAAGGGTCCAACAAAGTGTTTCCCATCAACCTCAACCTCAAATTACTAGGGTTCAGGGCTCAGGAAATCAGAAGCCTTCCTCTCTTGCAATGCCACAACCGAACACAGTCCAGTCTGGGCCTCAGAATAGGACAGCTATCGTTGAAACAGATGAATCTTGTAATAGAATTCTTACCAAAAGAAGTGTCCAGGAGCTAGTTAGCCAGGTGAGCCATTGTTAGTCTTCTTTGCAAACACTTTATTGATGAATCtacattttcaaaacattgGGGCTATATGCCTTTTTCTAATGAATAAAACTtattgattacctatcaaaaagaaAGTATCTAGATTTTCAAATCATTAATCACCTTCTTAACGCTCCGAAGTCTAGTCAGTTGGTTTGGTTGCGATGACAGAACCCGCCTAACTTTAATTTCTTGAATAGAATCATATGAACGGCATTTGGTGAAACATAAACATTAAAGCACCTAATTTGACTTTACATCTCATGAGAATGAGTGTAGAAATCAAACTTGTGTCCTTTGTTTGTGTACAATGATGTGAATAGTTGAGTTGCACCCATGTATTAAACAAGAAATAGGaaatagggaaaaaaagaagaattggaTATATAAACCAGAGGCCAACATGTCTTTCCCAAGCCCTCGTACCTTGACAATgaaatcc from Juglans regia cultivar Chandler chromosome 4, Walnut 2.0, whole genome shotgun sequence encodes:
- the LOC108983859 gene encoding transcription initiation factor TFIID subunit 12 codes for the protein MEQQTPPTAVAVTASASQPPDAPPQPPQPQPTPAPQPLSSLATPSSSTPNPNPNPNPTTNQIPNSKPSSTSASSLPPHSLPSPSQPPPAPRPPSTFSRTLPQHQQHQQPHYPHFSSLPSSSSSASSSASPSISTPPPRGGVAIGVQAHHASTSPQPTPFSSSFGQHFGGLGRSPVHAPESAPNSNVSQARPTIQGVQGMGMLGSLGSSSSQIRPGGIPAHHQQRPVQSSLRPSSSPTNQPSISQNLQGHGLLRISSVGSPGSPSPNTSQSMQSINQPWLSSGSQGKPPLPSPSNRLQVNSQMQQRAHLPQQPQHHPVPAASQQQHISSLQPQQPSPSNQLQEHYGQQFASSRVQQSVSHQPQPQITRVQGSGNQKPSSLAMPQPNTVQSGPQNRTAIVETDESCNRILTKRSVQELVSQVDPLEKLDPEVEDILVDIAEDFVDSITTFGCSLAKHRKSNTLEAKDILLHLERNWNMTLPGFGGDEIKSYRKPVSNDIHKERLAAIKKSIVATETTTKISAGQAAGSVKGNLAKTPANALAPQT